AGGAGAGCGAACACAAATATCGTGTGCTTATTGAAACCATGACCTCAGGTCTCTCGGTAGATACTCCCGATGGCAAGATCAAATTGGTCAACAGCGCGTTGTATCGTATGCTGGGGTATACAAATGACTCAGAGCTAGTCGGTCAGCCAATCACCAAGATCTTCGAGGGGTGGACTGTTGAGACCGTCAACGAGACCATGATGCGAAGAAAGGCTGGAGTGATTGAGCAGTACGAGGCGAACCTCATTACCAAGTCTGGGACCCACATCCCTGTCATTGTATCAGCTACTCCCTTGTACAATCGAGATGGGCAGTATGAAGGTAGTCTTGCAGTCTTCACGGATGTTTCGGATCTTAAAGAGGCTGATTCTGAAATACGGTTCCTTCTTGACCTCTTATTGCATGATGTTGGTAATCAGCTCCAGCTGGTCCTTGCAGGAACTGACCTGTTAGGGTTTGCTAAATCCAATGAGGAACAGGTCACTGCTTCCACCTACATACGCGATGGAGTGGATCGCTGTCTGGATATTCTCTCAAAGGTGCGCCGTGCCGAGGCAACCAAGGTGGAGCCGCCTCGCCCAATAGACCTCATAGAGGTCCTTCATGAGGAGTGTTCTCTCTTAGAACGTCAACTGGACGTGTCACCGATCATTGAAGACCTTCCGCAATCTCTGATTGTTCGTGCGGATAGTGCTCTGGGCCACCTGTTAAGAAACATCCTTGAGAACGCGGTCAAGCATAATCCGCGTCCTGACAAGAAGATATGGATCCATAGCACAACTTCCTCTGCATGGTTCGACCTCTGTATCGCCGATAACGGTCCGGGCTTGTCCGATTCAAAGAAGAGCGACCTGTTCAATCCACAGCGACGATATGGCGGAGTTGGGTTGCATCTCGTTCAAAAGATTGCTCGAAAGTATGGCTGTCGCTTGACTGTAAGAGATCGAGTTGAAGGCGTACCCGAGGAAGGTCTGGAAGTCTGTATCCAGTTCCCGCGAGTATATATCGGGTGATCAGTGATAGCCGAACGACTTTTCTTTAGGAACAGTCTCTATCTTTTGCCTACTGCTAGGCGGTGATCTCATGGGGCCAAAGTCAATTCTGATCAAACATGGATACGTCATTACTATGAACTCGCGGCGGGAGATCATTCCGGACGGTGCTGTCTATAGCGAGGGTGAACGCATAGTCGCTATTGGCAAGACCAAAGATCTCGCTGGATACGGGGCTGATACCGTAATTGATGCCACAGGCATGATTGTCATGCCTGGGCTCGTTGATACACATGTACATCTTGCTCAGGCCCTCATCCGCGGCTGTGCTGATGATGTGTCATTAGTCGACTGGTTGAAGAAATATGTCTGGGTTCTTCAAGGGAACTTCACAAAGGAGGATGGCGAGGTCTCCGCCGAACTGTGCATGGCCGAGATGATTAGGACTGGGACAACTTCTTTTGTCGAGTGTATGATCCATTCCCGTTATGGTTTTGATGGAATTGCCCGTGCCGTTGAGCGTACTGGGATGCGCGCCGCTCTCTCGAAAATAGTCATGAACTCAACAGGATATGCTGATAATCCTGATATCATGTATCCTGGCATGGTGGAGAATGAGGAGGCTTGTCTGAGAGAAACCGATTCGATGCACTCTCGTTGGCATGGAAAAGCTGATGGTCGAATTCAGGTATGGTATGGACTGAGGTCTCTGGGGGCCGTCACTGATGATCTCTTTAAGAGAGTCGTTGCACACTCGGAAGAAAAAAACACCCTGATGACAATGCATCTTGGAGAGGTAGTGGATGATGTCAGATACGTAAAGGAGAAAGGCTACAAAAATCTGACAGACTTTGCTGAGGCCATGGGACTTCTCCGACCGACTATGGTGTTTGCGCATGGCATCCACTTTGAGGACCATGAAATTGACAGGTTGGCCAAGTCCGGGGCCCACATTGCCCACTGTCCAGCCTCGAACATGAAACTCGCATCAGGTTTTGCAAAGATTCCTCTAATGCTTAAGCGCGGAGTATCTGTTTCCTTGGGTTGCGATGGAGGACCGAGCAACAATACGTATGATATGATTCGGGAGATGCGTCTTGCCGCTCTAATCCACAAGCCCGTGACCAACGATTCTCTTGCAGTTCCTGCTGAATCTGTTGTGGAGATGGCAACTCTGGGAGGAGCCAAAGCAATGGGACTTGCCGATAAGATTGGATCTCTGGAATCCGGCAAACTGGCCGATGTGATCCTTGTTGACATGCGCACTGTTGGGCTTGCACCCAATACAAATCCGGTCTCAAATCTTGTCTATGCTGGTTCTGGTCACAATGTTGATACAGTAATCGTCAATGGTCGGATTCTGATGCACCACCGTCATTTGCTCACTCTTGATGAGGAACAACTGGTTGCTCGTGCAGCCGAACATAGTGTGGCACTTCTTGAGCGTGCAGGTATCGAGATCAAGCCAAAGTGGCCTATTCGATAGTCTATTCGTTACTCATTGAATCGGTATGGCTTCTCCAATTGCATACTTGGTGGCAAGGCTGTGGCCTGAGACCGTCCCAAGTAAAGTCTG
This Candidatus Thorarchaeota archaeon DNA region includes the following protein-coding sequences:
- a CDS encoding PAS domain-containing sensor histidine kinase, which produces MHDFRISPSCIHSLWIVIALNNSSDSTSHDNPSPQKMRAILDGIPIAVFIIDSNLGTHYANPAARELVKLETIKLTGHLSFLSFISPECRSAVKDFLTSPSAMHKKYTFRTYFYTNGIRLPAELTVTKADDPKDGLLIYACDMSRSKKPADYPMDQEDLFRVIVESSNVAGILIVDDQYRFIYANAKFARMLGTKQQNMIGHDFREWLHPDDIGMVAGRYAARQEGISVPPVYEFRIIRENDRQVRIMRIHSTVLVGMDGNVYTIAIVIDVTDEVRSRQMLEESEHKYRVLIETMTSGLSVDTPDGKIKLVNSALYRMLGYTNDSELVGQPITKIFEGWTVETVNETMMRRKAGVIEQYEANLITKSGTHIPVIVSATPLYNRDGQYEGSLAVFTDVSDLKEADSEIRFLLDLLLHDVGNQLQLVLAGTDLLGFAKSNEEQVTASTYIRDGVDRCLDILSKVRRAEATKVEPPRPIDLIEVLHEECSLLERQLDVSPIIEDLPQSLIVRADSALGHLLRNILENAVKHNPRPDKKIWIHSTTSSAWFDLCIADNGPGLSDSKKSDLFNPQRRYGGVGLHLVQKIARKYGCRLTVRDRVEGVPEEGLEVCIQFPRVYIG
- a CDS encoding amidohydrolase; the encoded protein is MGPKSILIKHGYVITMNSRREIIPDGAVYSEGERIVAIGKTKDLAGYGADTVIDATGMIVMPGLVDTHVHLAQALIRGCADDVSLVDWLKKYVWVLQGNFTKEDGEVSAELCMAEMIRTGTTSFVECMIHSRYGFDGIARAVERTGMRAALSKIVMNSTGYADNPDIMYPGMVENEEACLRETDSMHSRWHGKADGRIQVWYGLRSLGAVTDDLFKRVVAHSEEKNTLMTMHLGEVVDDVRYVKEKGYKNLTDFAEAMGLLRPTMVFAHGIHFEDHEIDRLAKSGAHIAHCPASNMKLASGFAKIPLMLKRGVSVSLGCDGGPSNNTYDMIREMRLAALIHKPVTNDSLAVPAESVVEMATLGGAKAMGLADKIGSLESGKLADVILVDMRTVGLAPNTNPVSNLVYAGSGHNVDTVIVNGRILMHHRHLLTLDEEQLVARAAEHSVALLERAGIEIKPKWPIR